One Euphorbia lathyris chromosome 1, ddEupLath1.1, whole genome shotgun sequence DNA segment encodes these proteins:
- the LOC136228719 gene encoding elongation factor 1-delta 1-like — MAVAFSDLGSSAGLKKLDDYLLTRSYITGYQASKDDLTVYAALPKAPSAEYVNASRWYSHIDALLRISGVSAEGSGVTVEGFVADITESIATLRVDDSKAAVDEDDDDDVDLFGEETEEEKKAAEERAAAVKASSKKKESGKSSVLMDVKPWDDETDMKKLEEAVRGVHMDGLLWGASKLVAVGYGIKKLQIMMTIVDDLVSVDTLIEERLTVEPINEYVQSCDIVAFNKI; from the exons ATGGCAGTCGCATTCTCCGATCTAGGGTCATCAGCAGGCCTCAAGAAACTTGACGATTATCTCCTTACCCGCAGTTATATCACTGG GTACCAAGCCTCCAAGGATGATCTTACAGTGTATGCAGCTCTGCCAAAGGCTCCATCTGCAGAATATGTAAATGCATCCCGGTGGTACTCCCACATTGATGCTCTCTTGAGGATCTC TGGTGTGTCTGCTGAAGGTTCAGGGGTCACTGTTGAGGGATTTGTTGCAGACATTACAGAGTCAATTGCAACTCTCCGGGTTGATGATTCTAAG GCCGCTGTTGACgaggatgatgatgatgatgtggATCTTTTTGGTGAAGAGACTGAAGAGGAAAAGAAGGCGGCAGAAGAGCGTGCAGCTGCTGTTAAGGCATCTTCAAAAAAGAAAGAAT CTGGCAAGTCATCTGTTCTGATGGATGTCAAACCATGGGATGATGAGACCGATATGAAAAAGCTTGAGGAAGCAGTTAGAGGCGTTCACATGGATGGACTGCTTTGGGGAGCAT CCAAGCTTGTAGCTGTCGGATACGGCATAAAGAAGTTGCAAATTATGATGACTATTGTGGATGACTTGGTATCTGTTGATACTCTCATTGAGGAGCGTCTGACAGTTGAACCAATCAACGAGTACGTCCAGAGCTGTGATATTGTGGCATTCAACAAGATCT AA